In Suricata suricatta isolate VVHF042 chromosome X, meerkat_22Aug2017_6uvM2_HiC, whole genome shotgun sequence, the DNA window AAGCTTTTCccagcttaaccaaatgagctaagGATTGTTCCACGATGCTTGCGGTCCACTGGTTGATCTTATTCTGGTTATAATCTTCACCTCCTAAGATCCCATCTATACACTAAAAGAACAGAGGGCAGTTAAAGACATATACAAATCAGAGCAAAAgtttattcaaaatgtaaaaacatttataacCCCTCAAAGCATCTTAGAAAATACGCCTCTGGTAAACAGTGAATACTGCCTCTGTTTTAGAATTTTCCATGTGTATTTCCTGCATATAGTATCTCTGTGATCTACTACGGGccatataaagataaatatgacaCGGCCTCTGTTGTGAAGAGCTAGCAGAGAAGCTAACAAAAGAAATCTGTAACACGAGAAAGACTAATCAAAGATGATAAGTTATCTCATAAAATGATTATGGAGGGAAGTGGAGATGAAGAGAGGGTGATATTAATTGTCTACAGAATGGCTTTGAAACAGCTGGGATCTGAAGTAGGTTTCAGATGCTAGAAACAAAGGATGaggccaatttaaaaatagaattctcatGTATAATAATTCCAGTTTcatttatattatgtaattaCCTGAGCTGTAAAGCTCGCACCTCCTGCCACTAAAAGTAAATCAATGAACAgcatttttcaggttttctagaACCAGCCAGTTAAAGAATTTTCTAGTGCTCATTCACCTCCACTTCTGATATCTAAGAGCGCTGCTTTAGTATCACAAGCGTAGTTGCAAGGTGACTTCTGCCACACACTGTGACCTTTCGCAAGTGACTTTAACCTCTGAGAGCCCCTATTTTCCTAATCCTTAGAGATAATGGCCTCATCTTAtcaggttgttgtgaggatggaGTGAGATCACGACTGTCAAGCACTGTGACAGAATAAGCACATATGCAGTGTTAGAGATCATCCTCATCATtattgctgctgttattttttctggctttattAAGATGTAATTGACCTAAAATGTTGTGCAAGTTCAAGGTGTCCAATGTGATGACTGGATACAcgtacatattgtgaaatgatcacaataagCTCAGTTAACCTATCCATCTCCCCATGCAGTTATCAGTTTTTGCCTTCACCGTGGAAACATTAAAGATGTAACTCAGCAACTTTCAAGCCGACAATACGGTATTGTTAAGTAGAGTCGTCAGGCTGTACCGCAGAGTTCTAATACACGATTCCAAACTGTTAAAATATGGCAGGATTCTGAGGTGCCTGTCTAGCTCTCAGACCTGGAGTGGATCCTTGCTGTACAAGGCCAGCCCTGGGTGAGTTCTGGGTGAGCCTGTGTCCTAGAACATTCAGACAGGTGAGGCACTGTCTCGGCATGGACAGAGGAGGTGCTCAATGCCCAGAGGGCAGGCCAATCCAGCGCAGACTAAAGGCAGGTAGGGCCTGTTAGGACACAGACCTACCCACCATGCCTACAATACAAGGTTGCCTTCTGGgccagcttttttttcccctagaatttGGCACAGTGAAAAATGACTCAGGACTATTAACATTGTTCAAAAAGACCTTACCCACCATGTAGTCTGTATGCGATATGAACAGAATGATTCAAGTTCCTCTGCCAGAACTGATTCGCAAATAGAACTTCTTATCTATTTCCCTACTAGGAGGACCAGATTTCATGTTTCagataattttaagattttgcttTAGCATCATATCCGTGTCCAGAAGatgttatttttcaattatactGGCTAAACCCAGAAGatgttatttttcaattatactGGGCTAAACCAAATTTCTACAGCCTTTTGACATATATTACACAAATAACTTACCGatacaaaagtgtgtgtgtgtgagacctacatacacacatactttatagcattaacatttaaaataatatttggccTACTGGAATACAAGTTATTTTATTCAAAAGACAGAACACCAGTTTTAGAAAGCAGCAGACCAGTGTTCTTGACTAATACTCCAACATCGCTTTCAGAGTAAGCCCCCGGATGCCTGATAGCCTACAACAAAACACAGAGCTATCCCTAtaaagagcaaataaatattaaaaatcttttgataCTAAGGTCTATAACTTTGTACTGGAAGTCAATAGAGCAAGCCTCAAGATGAAAAAGGCGTGTAACTCACCTCTTTAATAATATTGTGAGCTTCATCAGCATTGAAACCAACCTAAAGTGGGGGGAAACAAAAGATACAGCTTCTTTCAACACAAACCTCCTTTTATTTGTAGTTGTGATGACACACAGAATACCCTAGGCTGGCCCGGACAGGTGTCAGTGACAGCGGACCAAAGCGATGAGGGGTCACATCAGGTCTACAGAGGCCGCGAATCCCACCGACAACACTTCTAACATTGCAGAAGGtgttccccacctccctcccttgaGATTTTGATTCATTAGGTCTGGGGCACAGCCCGGGCAGCCATATTTTTACTGGTGATTTTGATGAATGCCCTAGGATTGAGAATGTTTATATTGTAAAGCTCAGaaaagagcaggaggaggagataCAGATGTACACACAGACATCAGTATCTAGGAAATGGCTACAGCAAAGTGACAATGAGGTGGTCCATAAGAAGAGACTGATTAATAGATGGCTttcaatttggttttttttcttaacttatgCTGGGCAACAATGTGGCTTTCCTGaattaaagataatgaaaatgctTGATCATTCTAAATTAATGTCACTTTAATATTGTAATAGGTCTGGCAACTTAATCTTTCTTGTGGAATAGCTTGACAGAATTCTAAGTTAAAAGCAACTCTTAATGACACTCAAGAGTCCTAGAGTAGAGAACTAGGCTACGTGATAAGATTGTAATCTAAACCAAAACTCTTCAGGTAACACATGATTTGTTTCCATGGAGACAAGGTGCTTTATGACATAACCAGTTCTGTAACTCTGATGATGCAACTTAAAATTAGTTCAGAAGACAATTCTGGAAATAAGTATCATCTTGActatagatttaaaatattttcttttttttagatttaaaatagtttcaaatcAGTTAATTACACCACAGAATTCCCCAACAAAGGAATAAATATCCTAAACAACTAGGATTATGAAAACAGCTCTCACATTTTGACCCcatgaaaatgatcattttaCCTTAAATAAGGTCATTATCAACTTTCAAAAGTGGCCTACAAATTCAGTGTTGGTCCCTTTCACTTCAATTTGGAAGGTCACCAATTAACTGGGAACCACAGTAACACATGTAATTGTAtgtctctttatatatattgagGAAGTGCAGAAGTCCAGAACCCTCAGTGCTAGTACTGAACAGACGAGCACCTGTTGGGGGCTATGCCTGAGAGTGAAACTGCTTGTGCCTCAATTTCTCAAATAAGATTACTCTCCCACTAACCTGCATCACAGAACGAATGAATTTAAATATGAGTATAACTTTTGCACAATCCCACATCCTACAGACGGATGGACCAGAAGCCCCTCCCACGGGTCTAATAACACTATTTTCTGCGGCACTTCCTCCAGGTGCCTCCTTCTATTTCACTGCATCATTCACCTGTGGCTACCACGGGGACAGAAAATGTCTGCCCTTCAGACTGGTCACAGGTTATGCTGGGATCCAACAGGCCTCATCCTCCTAGTGGTTAAGTGAAGCCAGGGTTGTAGGTGTGTGGTcagaggcctgggttcaaatggAGAATCTGTCATTCCTGGCAGTTTTCACTTTGGGCAAACCACTTAGCCGCCATGAAAGTCAGAGTTCCCATCAGTAACAGGAAGGTAACAACACACATCATGGAGTTCCGGTGAGATGCGGGGAAGCCCGAGTCAGCAAGCAAGGGATCCTCATCCATGAAGCACCTCCTTCCAGCCCACCCAGGCGAGGGGTGCcaggcgggggggcggggagggtagGCTCTGCCACCAGGGCCCCGCCCGCGAGGCTGCGGCACCCGCTTTGGGGACGCCAAGGGGCAGAGGAAGCCACCCGGCAGACCGGTTTCTAAGGCCTGTCTCGCAGACGGGCGGTGCCCAACACCCTATCCCCACCCCCATGCACCCCGAGTCCGGCCTTCCACCCCTCGGCCCCGATTCCTCCCCCGGCCCCGCGCGCTCCTCCTAGCCGCCCCTGCCACCCCGGCTCTCAGCCCACCCTCGGGAGGTCGGGGTCGGAGGCCGCGCCGGGCGGGGCGGGTCCCGGCCCTTAAGGGAGGACCCGGGCACGGAGCGCGCCGCACCCCAACTCTCGCGGCCGCCCGGCGCCGGCAGACCACCTCGGCGGAGAATCCGCGCCGAGGCGGGCGGGGACGGGGGTCGCTTGCGGGCGGCCGAGGGGCGGTACCTCGTCGCAGTGGCGGTGGTACTCCTCCATGGTGGCGCTTACTCTCCTGGGGGGCGGAGCGAGGGGCCGGTAGGGCGGAGCCATGGACCGGTGGCGCTCCGAGATCGCGTACAGGAATCGGAGGAAGCTCCGCCTCCATCCAAACATCGGGGTGGTCCCCATGAAGGCCCCGCCTTGGGGCAGCAAAGCTGCCCAAACCTTGTTGGACGCTTTAGGCGGGGTTCTGCGCGACTGGAGGCTTCGGCTGGTTACCTCCGACCTCTCTGGGAACAAGGGACTGGTGGTAAAGAGCTGGGAACTGCGACAGTGGGGTTCAGATGAAGTGACCCAGTGTCAGTCTAGAGTCCCACTGCTGTGTTTGCAAGTATTCATTTCATCATCATCTACCCAATAATGGTAGGTCACAGAACAATGGACAAGCCGTTTTGATTTGTCCACGTACTAGTTCCGTTACCTGGGTGACTTGACCTCCCACAGCCTCTTGtgaaaacttaaatttatatCTATTTCACGGTTGattgtgagaatcaaatgaaacGCTCTATACATAACTCCTAAAAGTAAATGCTCCTACACTCATCCTCCTCAATGACTTtgtgaaaagaaatatttgatttaTAGGACACAGGGTATAAATATCCCAACTTAAATTGTAAAATTTAGCAGAACAATGATTACATTTATCTAAAAATTATTAAGTTCCAAGCGATCCTAaggattttctcatttaaacttATAATAACCCAGCAGGTTTGTTTCTGCATCATCatcccattaaaattttttttgaatgtttatttatttttgtaggagaggtagacagagcgtgagcaggggaagagcagagagaaaaggagacacagaatcggaagcaggctccaggctctgagctgtcagtagagtccactgcggggctcagactcacaaacccatgacctgagccgaagtcggtcgcttaactgactgagccacgcaggcgcccctccatcatcccatttttcttttttttttccctaaatgtttatttttgggagacagagaccgagtgggggaggggcagagagaga includes these proteins:
- the DYNLT3 gene encoding dynein light chain Tctex-type 3, which produces MGTTPMFGWRRSFLRFLYAISERHRSMAPPYRPLAPPPRRVSATMEEYHRHCDEVGFNADEAHNIIKECIDGILGGEDYNQNKINQWTASIVEQSLAHLVKLGKAYKYIVNCAVVQKSAYGFHTASSCFWDTTSDGTCTVRWENRTMNCVVNVFAIAIVL